CAATCAATTAAATCTTGGGTATAAAAGTTTCCTGGTTCATCATTAGCAACCTTGCAAGAATAAAAAGATTTACCGCCAAATTGACTTACCGCAATCAGGGTATTGGCTGCTGAACCTCCGCAAGAACGTTTTTGAGAGTACTCTGCTAAGTTACTAACTATTTTGTCCTGACTATCTCGATCTAATAAAGTCATGACACCTTTTTCTATGCCCAGATTTTGTAGTGCTTCGACTGATATCTCAAACTCAATATCCAACAAAGCATTACCAAGAGCGTACACATCGTATTTTGTCATAAATTACCTCAGTGGATATATAAACCTGATTCAATCTAACTTATTAGTTTTCAATCGAATTAATCTTATGCAAGATATCATTATTCGAGCCTTGGCATACACATATATTTTTACTAATGAAGATAGCGCTCGCCTGTTCTGAATTTGTATTTAGCAACAGATGTTTTAAACTGCAAGTTAATCTAAATAAAGCTACACAAGATGCAGTCACAAATTTACACTAATTATCGCTTGCTCTTACCCCATGAAGAAATATTAGGTACGATCGCCGTTCGAGAAGGAATTATTGTTGATATTCAACCAGGAGTAGTATCTCAGGGGCAAAATGGAGACGGTAATTATCTTTTGCCTGGATTAATTGAACTCCACACTGATAATCTGGAAAAGTGTATCTCGCCTCGTCCTAAAGCTAGGTTTCCCTTGGAATTAGCAGCAGTTAACCACGATCGCGATTTAATAAGTGCTGGAATTACTACAGTCTGTGATGCGATCGCCATTGGTGACGTTACCCCAAAAGATGATTCTTTACGCATACATCATTATGCAGCGATGATTGATACTATTGTCCAAGGGCAAGCAGCAGGTAGATTTAGCACAGATCATTTATTACACTTACGTTGCGAACTAGGCTACGAACATCTCTACGATGTTATCGAACCTTATTCAGAACATCCATTGTTAGCCTTACTATCTTTAATGGATCATACTCCTGGGCAACGTCAATTTGTCAATATCAATAAGTACAAGTCATACTACACAAGTAGACATGGTGTACCCGAAGCTAAGATGGACGAGTTTATTGCCATGCGTTTAGATAACCAACGTCAACACGCCTTAGCCAACCGTCAGGCTTTAGTTAAACTAAGTCAAGCAAAAAACATTTCTTTGGCTAGTCACGATGATGCCACAGTCGATCATGTTAGGGACGCGATCGCCGAAGGAGTAGTTTTAGCAGAATTTCCCACTACCCTTGATGCTGCCAAAGAAGCTCATAATCATGGTTTACTAGTCCTTATGGGTGCGCCAAATGTGATTTTAGGCGGTTCACATTCTGGCAACGTTTCAGCGATGGAATTAATGAAATTAGATTTGGTTGATATTATTTCTTCTGATTATGTACCTAGAAGTTTATTACAGTCAGTATTTATTATTAGTCAAGAAGCCAATCAACCACTATATGAAGTAATTAAATACATTACCTTAAATCCAGCTAAAGCAATTAATTTAGATCGGCAAATAGGCAGTTTGTCAATAGGAAAAAAAGCCGACTTTATCACAGTTCATGATGATGGTGTTGTTCCCAGAATTTTAGAGGTTTATAAACAAGGTGATCGTGTAGCTTAAAAGGAGTAATTGTTCATTGTCAATTATCAATCATCAATTTATTATCTACGCTTGTCCTGTAGGAGAATTGAATCATCAGATCGAAAATTATTTGCATAGAAGCCGTGAATTAGATCGAGAGAATAAGGCGCATAAATATATGCCTCATTGTACCTTGACTGGATTTTTTACGGCTAAATTAGATTCAATTCCTATTTATATTCAGGCTTTGGATAAAGCATACGCTGGAGCAAAGAATACAAATTTATCTCTTAATGTAAAAATAAAACGATTAGCTTTTAACAAAAATTGGCATGGTTTAGAATTGCAAGCTGATAGTCTTAAAATGCTAATTACTAACTTTGCTCAAACAAAAACCCTTTTAAACTATCCAGAAAAACTAAGATTAAAAGATTGGCTACATCTCAGCTTGGCTTATGATTTTAATCCTGAAGATGAAGCTGAATTAAAGAAATTAGCAATGGTAATGATTGACATAAAAGCTAATGTTAATTGGGAACTACGTTTTTATCAAAAAAATCCAGATTGGTCTTGGAAATGTTTACAATCTTGGCAGATAGACTAAGCAGCAATTTGCTCATTAAGATAAGCACATCGCCATCGCTTTTTTTGGGAGTGTCGAATATAGAGTTACGAGATGTTCGCGTTTTAATAACTGACGTTACGCAATGAAGACAAAAATCTTGAGCCACATAAACGATACAAACAGATAAGTTACTACCTACTATCTAGGCTTCATAAATTAATTACTGCGTAACATCAGTTACTGCGCTTTTCAATTGAGTAAAACACACAAGTTTAATCTGAAAAGCGACACAATAGCTCTATGAGGGAAACCCTCATAGAGCTATTGTGTCAAGAAGCTAAAAGCTAAAAGCTAATAGCTAAAAACTAGTTAATCCCGAACATAGTCTATCCAATTGAAAACTGCTGTAATAACTGATGCCCAATATATAGCCAAATCAAATGGCTATGTTATGATCGTGCCAAATTAGGCGCACCCAACTAATGCTAGCTACTACTAACCCAACCCAATTTAGCCCCATTACCACCAATAATTTATTAGTAGTTTTTGCTGAATTTCTGGATATAGACGTGAGTGCGGGAGATGCCTCTACAGATACCCTCAAGACGTACACTCGGCAGCTACAGCAGTTTTTAAATTGGTGCGATCGCCGTCAGTTAAATCCAGTAATGGTAACAAAAGAAGACATTAAAAAGTATCGTCACTGGATGATTAAGCAAAAAGAATATAAACCAGCCACTATTGCCTTAAAGCTTGCCGTAGTGCGTCGTTTTTATCAGGCTGCGCTAGAAAAAGGCTTAATTTCCCTTAATCCTGCCACGGGAGTTAAACCACCACGAGAAAAACGCGATCCAGCCGAGAAAATTACTTATTTAGAGCAAACAGAAGTAGAAAGCCTTTTAGGTATTATTCCCAATGATGGCACTCTAAAATCTGCTAGGGATAAAGCCATGTTAGCAATTATGGCTTTAGAAGGACCTCGCACTGTTGAACTCCACCGTGCCG
This DNA window, taken from Pleurocapsa sp. FMAR1, encodes the following:
- the phnM gene encoding phosphonate metabolism protein PhnM — protein: MQSQIYTNYRLLLPHEEILGTIAVREGIIVDIQPGVVSQGQNGDGNYLLPGLIELHTDNLEKCISPRPKARFPLELAAVNHDRDLISAGITTVCDAIAIGDVTPKDDSLRIHHYAAMIDTIVQGQAAGRFSTDHLLHLRCELGYEHLYDVIEPYSEHPLLALLSLMDHTPGQRQFVNINKYKSYYTSRHGVPEAKMDEFIAMRLDNQRQHALANRQALVKLSQAKNISLASHDDATVDHVRDAIAEGVVLAEFPTTLDAAKEAHNHGLLVLMGAPNVILGGSHSGNVSAMELMKLDLVDIISSDYVPRSLLQSVFIISQEANQPLYEVIKYITLNPAKAINLDRQIGSLSIGKKADFITVHDDGVVPRILEVYKQGDRVA
- a CDS encoding tyrosine-type recombinase/integrase, whose translation is MLATTNPTQFSPITTNNLLVVFAEFLDIDVSAGDASTDTLKTYTRQLQQFLNWCDRRQLNPVMVTKEDIKKYRHWMIKQKEYKPATIALKLAVVRRFYQAALEKGLISLNPATGVKPPREKRDPAEKITYLEQTEVESLLGIIPNDGTLKSARDKAMLAIMALEGPRTVELHRADIASLVRQGGNLGIRVEGKRSIRVVPLTPDIADLLVDYLHQRETRGEILKPTRPLFIATGTNSIGNRISRRGIRLVVDKYLEQASLKHTPGRTVSAHSLRHTAGTLALRSGAELRQVQDLLGHSDPRTTCIYAHVADRWENNPALKLKINIPSI